One Triticum dicoccoides isolate Atlit2015 ecotype Zavitan chromosome 5B, WEW_v2.0, whole genome shotgun sequence genomic window carries:
- the LOC119306202 gene encoding deoxyhypusine synthase-like, whose translation MGSNGGADGAGFNTDALEGVRAILLKPSESLDESTRIAGPDFNDAGLGLAGMLGSLASTGFQASHLGDAIDVVNQMLDWRLSHEKPSEDCDGAELEPKYRESVKCKIFLGFTSNLVSSGIRDVIRFLVQHHMVDVIVTSAGGIEEDLIKCLGPTYRGDFSLRGALLRSKGLNRIGNLLLPNDNYCKFEKWIMPVLDQMLLEQSTKNVWTPSKVIGRLGKEINDESSYLYWAHKNNIPVYCPALTDGSIGDMLFCHAVHNPGLIIDIVQDVRLINDEAIHATPRKTGVIILGGGLPKHHICNANMLRNGADYAVYINTAQEFDGSDSGAHPDEAVSWGKIKGSAQPVKVHCDATIAFPLLVAATFARTFHGVN comes from the exons ATGGGCAGCAATGGAGGCGCCGACGGAGCAGGGTTCAACACGGACGCACTGGAGGGCGTGCGCGCCATCCTGTTGAAACCGTCAGAGTCCCTCGACGAGTCCACCAGGATCGCCGGCCCCGACTTCAACGACGCCGGCCTCGGCCTTGCCGGGATGCTCGGGTCGCTCGCCTCCACGGGTTTCCAGGCCTCCCACCTCGGCGACGCCATCGACGTCGTCAATCAGATG CTGGATTGGAGGCTGTCGCACGAGAAGCCAAGCGAGGACTGTGACGGAGCTGAACTTGAACCCAAGTACAGGGAATCTGTGAAGTGCAAGATATTCCTCGGTTTCACTTCAAACCTTGTGTCTTCTGGCATACGGGATGTGATACGGTTTCTGGTTCAACATCATATG GTGGATGTTATTGTTACGAGTGCTGGGGGTATAGAGGAAGATCTCATTAAATGCCTTGGACCAACATACCGAGGTGATTTTTCTTTACGAGGAGCATTGTTGCGGTCGAAAGGACTAAACCGGATTGGAAATCTCTTGCTGCCCAATGATAACTATTGCAAGTTCGAGAAATGGATCATGCCAGTCCTTGACCAGATGCTACTAGAACAATCAACTAAG AATGTCTGGACACCATCAAAGGTGATTGGTCGTCTTGGTAAAGAAATAAATGATGAAAGCTCCTACCTTTATTGGGCACACAAG AACAATATTCCTGTATATTGCCCCGCATTGACTGATGGATCAATTGGAGACATGTTGTTTTGCCATGCCGTTCACAATCCTGGTCTTATTATCGACATTGTACAAG ATGTAAGGTTGATCAATGATGAAGCTATTCATGCTACCCCAAGGAAGACAGGGGTTATAATTCTTGGAGGAGGCCTCCCAAAGCATCATATATGCAATGCAAATATGCTCCGCAATGGTGCGGATTATGCCGTCTATATCAACACGGCTCAAGAGTTTGATGGTAGTGATTCAGGAGCACATCCAGATGAAGCAGTTTCATGGGGAAAGATTAAGGGTTCAGCACAACCTGTAAAG GTTCATTGCGATGCGACTATCGCTTTTCCATTACTTGTTGCTGCAACATTTGCACGTACGTTTCATGGTGTGAATTGA